The Caldanaerovirga acetigignens genome includes the window AATTTTTGGATTCCGGTAAAGAAGGGAACTCACGAGGCTAGAACGCAAATACGCACGGAATTTTTGAAAAATCCTTCTTACAGGTTTTATGTGCACCATGAAGATGCGGATATTTTCAAAAAGCTTGTTGAAAATGTTAAATCTCATAAAACCGTTTATACGCTTTCATTGGGCCTTAGCGAGCTCCTGGCAGATTTCAGGTATGTGGGGATGTTTGATTTTGTCGAGCGTTTCAACGAAGAAGGGGAAATAGTAACGGTAGTACCGGTTGATGCACTGGAGGATTACGGGATTGTTTTCGAAGAAGGGAAACAATATTTTAAAGAGAGGATACCAGTCGAAATGACCTCCGAGCGCGTAGTGGAAAGATACGAAGACGTAATTTTCGAAGTCCAGGGCAAGTCGATCTATGCATGCACCCGTGTTTGCTGGGAGGCTGAAAATGGTGAACGAATCATCTTTTTCTGAATTCTATTCGCATCCGGGGAAGCCTTTGGAAGAACACCTCATAAATGTGGCGAATTTAGCGGAAAAGAATCTCAAGCAATGTCCTTCGGATATTTTTAAAGAAATTGAAAGAGATCTTTTGTTTAAGATTGTTCGGATTTCTGCTCTTTGCCATGATATTGGAAAAGCCACGAGTTATTTTCAAACTTATCTTTTTGCCTCAGAGGAGAAAAGAGCAAAGCTGAAAGCTATGAAAGAAACCAACCATGGTTTGCTCTCGGCTGTCGCTGCTTTTTTTGTAGCGAAAAAAGAATTGGAGAATAGCTTTTTACCTTTTGTTGCTTTTTTGGCGGTAAAGAAACATCATGGCGATTTTGAAGATGTAATCGATGAAGCGACAGTTGAAGAAAAGGATATAGAGGTTTTGCTGAAACAGGTAGACAGCATAGAAGAAGGAAAGTTAGAAATTCTCAGTGCAAGGTTAGAAGAAGCAGGGCTTGGTCAGAAAATAACAGCTAATGTTCTCAGAGGATGGGTACAATCTCTGCCGAATGAACTGGGGGTGGTCAGAAGGAAGTTAAGAAGGCTGGAGCGACAGCAAAGTATTAACCCATACCTTTTGACAAATTTCTTATTTTCATTACTTATTGATGCCGATAAAAGCGAAGTTACAACGGGCAGAATCATAGAGAGAACTGACGGAAAGTTAGGTTATTATCTTGTTGATAAATACAAGAGTGCAATGAATGCCGAAGATAATTATCTGAATAGATTGCGGGAAAAGGCATATCAAGAAGTCATCGAAAAAGACCTGGATTTGGAAAGCAGGCTGATATCTATTAATCTACCGACAGGGCTCGGCAAAACCCTGACATCGCTAGCTTTCGCGCTGAAATTGAGAAAAGAAATATTAAGCGAAAAAGGATATATCCCTCGAATTATATACTGCCTGCCCTTCCTTAGCATTATTGAACAAAATGCGGAGCAGATTGAAAAAGTTCTCAGAGCTAATGGTTTTGAAGTTGATACCAGTTTGCTGT containing:
- the cas5b gene encoding type I-B CRISPR-associated protein Cas5b codes for the protein MKVIVFDVFGDFAHFKKFYTTSSPLTFSFPPPPTVRGMLGAIAGIDKKEYLDCFSHKKCRVAIRILAPVKKIRMGINHVNTKGNFWIPVKKGTHEARTQIRTEFLKNPSYRFYVHHEDADIFKKLVENVKSHKTVYTLSLGLSELLADFRYVGMFDFVERFNEEGEIVTVVPVDALEDYGIVFEEGKQYFKERIPVEMTSERVVERYEDVIFEVQGKSIYACTRVCWEAENGERIIFF